A single region of the Nicotiana sylvestris chromosome 6, ASM39365v2, whole genome shotgun sequence genome encodes:
- the LOC104216978 gene encoding uncharacterized protein, with product MAPSSSPSSSTPSVSKLHVGDSTIPSSPSIDTSTRAPDDTQTQTFEEIVSYDFLYRLIIILDGTTAFVPSNESTKVVVDCVKGFYRDAWSNGWIYHIFAEIRHRINLEQGVHRFPNIISK from the exons ATGGCTCCATCTTCATCTCCATCATCATCCACTCCTAGTGTTTCTAAGCTGCATGTTGGAGACTCTACCATACCGTCATCCCCATCCATTGATACATCTACACGTGCTCCAGATGATACACAGACTCAGACTTTTGAAGAGATTGTATCATATGATTTCCTTTACAGACTGATTATCATTCTTGATGGGACTACTGC ATTTGTTCCCTCTAATGAATCTACAAAAGTGGTTGTGGATTGTGTTAAAGGATTTTATCGAGATGCTTGGAGTAATGGTTGGATATACCATATATTTGCAGAGATCAGACACAGAATCAATTTAGA ACAAGGTGTGCATAGATTCCCAAATATCATCAGTAAATAA